The following nucleotide sequence is from Zingiber officinale cultivar Zhangliang chromosome 10A, Zo_v1.1, whole genome shotgun sequence.
TGAGGTTGCTGGAATTATGCCCACCTTCGCAACGCCATTTGCGGGAAGCTTCTTAGCAACACTAGTGTGGAACTTCAGAAAGTGCTCGCCGGAGAAGAAAGAAATGACAGCCGGCTTCCTCTGTGGAGTCCTCTGCTTTCGGAACGCCATCCACAGGAGTCTCCTTTGAGGAAGGGATGGGATAGGAACGCCTTGCCACCTCCGATGAAGAGCCCTGCCAGAGCTAACCACTCCTGCCGGAACACTAGCTTGAAGTCGCCGCTTCTTCCCGAGAGATGAGAGGGCTCTCCACCGCCGGAAAAGAACCCTTCCGCCGTTGAAGAACCCTAAGATAGGTCGTTTCCTTCACAAAAGCCGTCGGGGATGCTGCCATCGCCGGATTGAAGGAGATCGCGAGGAGAGGAGAATGGGGGCGTCGGGATTTGACGACGAAGGAAATCACGCACagaaacaagaagaaagaaagtgtCCCGAGCTGCTCTTCACTAAACCGGAACCCACCTTTTAACACTGCAATTGAACCGGACCACTTCACTGACTGAACCGGGCTGAACCAAATTGAACCGTAGTTTCACTGTTGAACTGAAGCTGAGCCAAATGAACCGGACCCAAGCATAAATTAAGGTTTAAGAGTATTCAAATTAGGCCCCTTCTTCTTTgcttcggatcctctgtccccagAATGCgtctgtccccgtgtcccagcTAGAAAACGACAAAATTAAAACGTGCAAAACACGTGCTGCTGTGCCAAAACTCACTCACAGCTTCTGTGCCAAAACTCACTCACAGAATACTTTTTCTCCCCGAAAGCTTTTTCTGTGCCCTAACCCAAACTCCAGCCGAACCCCACTGCTTCCGTTGTCGACGGTCGCCGTCGACGCCATCTCCGTCCCCTCCTAAATTCGACGGCAGCCATCTCCTTCCCTGCCCGAACTCGACGACACCCATCAGCTTCATCTCCCGATCTCGACGGCAAGCAAACTTCATCTCCCGATCTCGACGGCAAGCAAACTGCTTCATCTCCCGAACTCGACGGTCGCCGGCAGCTTCATCTTCGTCCAGTTCGGTACCTTTCTTCCTCCCCCTTTACCATTCTTCCTCCCCCTCTCTCCCCTTCTCCAGCCAAGATCTAAATGTCTCTGTTATTTGATTTGGGTGAAAACGAAGCATAAGAAAATGGAACCAAAGGAATTCTGTGTTTTGATTTTGATCTATATATTTGTAGTATGATTTACCGTACTTCTCTTTAGATAGTTTGTTGTGAGGTTTTTGAATCTTGTTGCTGTTGGGTTAGGGCACAGAATTCCTTTGGTTTATCATTCTTCTAGTAGTTTGCTTAATTGTCATTTGGTatttgattttataaaataaatatttgcaGATCAAGTTTTGTGATATTTGCAGATCTAGGTTGCTACCGCAttccctatttttttttaaatttgcatTTCTTGGTTGTTTTTTTTTCCAGGATCAAGGTAATTATTATGGAATTGTCGTTGGGTGAATCTACGAGTTGTCGTAGGTTGAATTTTGATGTAAATGAAGATAGTAGAATATATGAGTTTGATGTTATTGATGAGGGTATGAACTCTAGTATGTTATTGATGAATTCTGACCCATCTATCACAGAAGAATTGATGCCCAAAATAGGTATGGAATTTAAGACAGAAGAGGATGCCTATGAATTTTATCtgaaatatgctaaacaagttgGATTTGGCATTAGAAGGAGTAAAAGCCACAATGATAAATCTGGTAAATTAGTTGACAGgattttttgttgtagtgcgcAAGGTAAAAGGGGAAAGGACAAACGAGATGTTTATGTGAAATCAAGTCGTCCTGAAACAAGGTTTGGTTGTGATGCTAAAATGAAGGTTAGTTGTCGAAAAAATGGCAACTTTAGGGTGGAGCAAtttgttaaagagcataatcattatctttcaaGTCCAAACAAAACTCATCTCTACAGATGTCATAGGAATATATCTTCTTCTGCAGCAATTCAGATTGAGATGGCAAGCGATGTGGGAATCCCCCCAaaagcatctcatgatcttatggCGAGACAAGCAGGTGGGAGGGAGAATTTAGGTTTTATTCCTGAAGATTACAAAAACTATTTGCGATCCAAAAGAACAAGATATATGAAAGTTGGTGATACAGGAGGTGTATTGGAATATTTACAGAAAATGCAATTTGATGATCCTCattttttttatgctattcaagttgatgaagatgatttgataaCTAATATTTTTTGGTGTGATGCTAAGATGAGAGCTGATTATGTCAATTTTGGAGATGTTGTTTGCTTTGACACAACATACAAGAAGAACAATGAAGGTCGTCCAATTGCGTTGTTTGTAGGTGTTAATCATCATAAGCAATCCATAATTTTTGGTGcagctttattatatgatgaaaccTCTTTGACGTTTGAGTGGTTGTTTGATACATTTACCAAAGCTATGTATGATAAAAAACCAACAACTATTCTTACAAATCAAGATGTAGCAATGGCAAAGGCTTTCGCTTCCAGATGGCCTAAAACACATCATCGTTTGTTTATTTGacacatttatcaaaatgtcgcAATACATTTGAGTGGAGGTTTTTCTAATTTCAAAGAGTTTACTAAAGATTTTTCTTCatgtatatatgattttgatgaagaggaagattttatttcaacTTGAAAAATGATGTTGACCAAGTATGCACTTGAAGACAATGATTGGTTGAGACGTCTGTTTTGTATAAAGGAAAAATGAGCTTTAGTATATGGACGACAAATGTTTTGTGCGGATatgactacaacccaaagaagtgagagcatgaataatattttgaaaaggtACTTCACTTATCAACACAAGTTTTTAGACTTTTTCAATCACTTTCAAAGACTGCTTGATGATCGTCGGTATGAGGAGTTAAAAGCAGATTTTAGATCAAATACAAGTGTTCCATGTTTAGTGTatccaattgaaattttaaagcatgcaagttGTATTTATACTCCTGAGGCATACAAGTGTTTTGAACAAGAGTGGTACAAATCTCATGATTCTAGTGTAGAAATTTGTGAGGATATTGAATCACATACAAATACAAAATTACTTCTCACAAAAAGAGTTACCATCATATAGTTACACATGATTCATCGGGTCAAAAAATTGAGTGTAGCTGTAGAAAATATGATTTTGCTGGGATTTTGTGTTCTcacattttgaaaatatttacgatgaaaaatatcatgaagatcCCAAGTGAGTATATATTGAAAAGGTGGACACGAAAAGCAAAGGGTGGATACTTTGGAGTTATTGATTCAATTGCAAACAAAGGTAGTTTCGATCCAAAAACTTGCAGCAATATGCGATATAAAGAATTGAGTGGGTTGTCTGTTCAATTGGTTACCAAGGCAGCGGAGAGAGAAGACACTTACAAGGTtgttaaagatggtttgttgAGTATGTTTAAAATTGTGGATGAGAGGTTACAAGTTAATGAACCAACTGTCCAACACTCAATTGAAAGAGAGTTCGAAATTGACGAAGGAAACTCTCTTGGAGTCAAAGGaattaaaacaaagaagaaaacagtTTCAGGTAAGAGGTTAAAAGGTGCATTAGATAAGATTTCAAAGAAAAGGAAAGCAGCGAGGACAACCAACCAAACTTCAACATTTAAGGTTTTATCCTCATTCTTACTAAATTACTGTTTATTTTTTGTCATTACCTTTGAGAAAGCATATAGAATTAattcattctattttttttttgtataacaGCCTATAGAAGAGCATTATGAAAGTATTTCCAACATGCCCAATGTAGAATGTCAACGGATGATCCATCAGGTTAAGTATTGTTTTAGTATGATAAATTAAGATAATTATATTATCACTATCTAAAACTATAATTTATGGTTTTAGCCTACAAATCATAGCTATATTGAAGGTGTTATGACAAAGAGAAAGGGGTTTACAGTTTTGAGAAGAGCTTTTATTAGGATACATTAATGGTGTTTATGATTCATTCGTGGAGTGACATAAAAAGGCATAGTGAGGAGGTAGTGTGCTCTGTAATAATTCGGCATGTCTACTGGTGTTGAAACAATTGGGAATCCATGTTGGAAAGCATGTCTCATTCCATTTTGGCGCTTGATTTAATAAATAATTCATTTTTTTACAAGGATTCTTCCATTGGTTGTAACTGGTACCATTTGTGTCACACTTTGATGATGCAGGTAGCTTTACCACAAGCTTCTATTTGTGTTTTGGCTTCTCAGATTTCAAACTGTGATGAGAGTCTAATTGGTGCTACGCTCCAAGACAAAGACAGTTTTTAATGGGTAAGGTGTTACCAAAATTATATGCTCCATATGTTTTTATGTAGTCAGATATTCCTTATCTATTGACATAacgaaaattaattaacttttacTCTCTTGTTAACAGTTTAATGCATCAGGAAGGATGTAGTTTTGGGATAGACACAAGATCTCCTGTTAAGAGTTTACTCTCTTATTTGGCTTATT
It contains:
- the LOC122026672 gene encoding protein FAR1-RELATED SEQUENCE 5-like, with translation MEFKTEEDAYEFYLKYAKQVGFGIRRSKSHNDKSGKLVDRIFCCSAQGKRGKDKRDVYVKSSRPETRFGCDAKMKVSCRKNGNFRVEQFVKEHNHYLSSPNKTHLYRCHRNISSSAAIQIEMASDVGIPPKASHDLMARQAGGRENLGFIPEDYKNYLRSKRTRYMKVGDTGGVLEYLQKMQFDDPHFFYAIQVDEDDLITNIFWCDAKMRADYVNFGDVVCFDTTYKKNNEGRPIALFVGVNHHKQSIIFGAALLYDETSLTFEWLFDTFTKAMYDKKPTTILTNQDVAMAKAFASRWPKTHHRLFI
- the LOC122026673 gene encoding protein FAR-RED IMPAIRED RESPONSE 1-like; translated protein: MKNIMKIPSEYILKRWTRKAKGGYFGVIDSIANKGSFDPKTCSNMRYKELSGLSVQLVTKAAEREDTYKVVKDGLLSMFKIVDERLQVNEPTVQHSIEREFEIDEGNSLGVKGIKTKKKTVSGKRLKGALDKISKKRKAARTTNQTSTFKPIEEHYESISNMPNVECQRMIHQVALPQASICVLASQISNCDESLIGATLQDKDKLELVTGRMKTCCAVRSWSGHCAMCEEDV